In Candidatus Epulonipiscium viviparus, one DNA window encodes the following:
- the ftsE gene encoding cell division ATP-binding protein FtsE: protein MIELAQVSKIYSNGAIGLKTTSLHIKKGEFVFVTGNSGSGKSSFLKLILKEIEPSTGIITVNGRNIENLIHRQIPYYRRQIGVVFQDFRLLYNKTVFDNVAFAMRVIGAKKKHIKYQVPMALALVGLSKKANCYPNELSGGEQQRTAIARAIVNNNPILIADEPTGNLDPSTAWDIMKLLLDINSRGVTVLVASHESDIVTTFKKRVLELQNGEIISDQNNGGYGQEEEYV, encoded by the coding sequence ATGATAGAATTAGCACAAGTTTCTAAAATTTATTCTAACGGAGCGATCGGTCTCAAGACCACTTCGCTTCACATCAAGAAAGGAGAATTTGTATTTGTTACTGGAAATAGCGGTTCTGGCAAATCATCATTTCTTAAATTGATACTTAAAGAAATAGAACCATCAACTGGCATCATTACTGTTAATGGCCGTAATATAGAAAATTTGATACATCGTCAGATCCCCTATTATAGACGACAAATCGGTGTCGTTTTTCAAGATTTTAGATTACTTTATAACAAAACAGTATTTGACAACGTAGCATTTGCTATGCGGGTTATTGGTGCAAAGAAAAAGCATATCAAATATCAGGTACCTATGGCCCTCGCATTAGTGGGGCTATCCAAAAAAGCCAACTGCTACCCCAATGAACTATCCGGAGGAGAGCAGCAGCGCACAGCCATCGCAAGAGCTATCGTTAATAATAACCCTATATTAATAGCAGACGAACCTACCGGAAATCTCGACCCCTCTACTGCGTGGGACATTATGAAACTGCTCTTGGATATAAATAGCAGAGGCGTCACAGTATTAGTCGCATCGCACGAGAGTGACATAGTGACTACATTTAAAAAACGCGTACTAGAGCTTCAAAACGGCGAGATTATAAGCGATCAAAATAATGGTGGATATGGCCAGGAGGAAGAATATGTTTAG